One stretch of Harmonia axyridis chromosome 1, icHarAxyr1.1, whole genome shotgun sequence DNA includes these proteins:
- the LOC123671186 gene encoding uncharacterized protein LOC123671186 produces the protein MTNNFCQLYGSVTDEVSSRQAVNMENKNNKYNRQLALTKQKNLDKVRALTDAQLGKVRSQERWVKNLSGTNVPDRVLKFLSLGPKFSIDIPMKEISILKLLSDVENVINLNDSLSPDAKNIKRAMATNIITNNIKPNKVVRNVVQREFYNCKRYLKEHPDTQVLQSDKGNVTVIMDKSQYIELSNGILNDLDYYRRLPRDPTTTIQTKEADIT, from the exons ATGACCAACAACTTCTGTCAATTATATGGATCTGTGACAGACGAGGTGTCGTCCAGACAAGCAGTGAACATGGAGAACAAG AACAACAAGTACAATAGACAACTTGCATTGACGAAACAGAAAAATCTGGATAAGGTGAGAGCTTTGACAGATGCACAATTGGGGAAAGTCAGATcacaagaaaggtgggttaAAAATTTAAGTGGAACAAATGTCCCAGATAGAGTTCTAAAATTCTTGTCGCTGGGTCCTAAATTCAGCATTGACATTCCTATGAAAGAAATCTCCATTCTGAAACTTTTATCtgatgttgagaatgttatcaaCCTCAATGACTCCTTATCTCCTGATGCCAAGAACATAAAACGCGCCATGGCCACCAACATTATAACTAATAATATTAAACCTAATAAAGTTGTCAGAAATGTagtacagagagaattttataattgtaaaagATATCTCAAAGAACATCCAGACACACAGGTATTACAATCAGACAAAGGAAACGTAACAGTTATTATGGACAAGTCACAATACATAGAACTATCTAATGGAATTCTCAATGATCTTGACTATTACAGAAGACTACCTAGAGACCCAACAACTACTATACAAACTAAAG aggcagatattacgtag